One Cryptomeria japonica unplaced genomic scaffold, Sugi_1.0 HiC_scaffold_617, whole genome shotgun sequence DNA window includes the following coding sequences:
- the LOC131058024 gene encoding LOW QUALITY PROTEIN: probable disease resistance protein At4g33300 (The sequence of the model RefSeq protein was modified relative to this genomic sequence to represent the inferred CDS: substituted 1 base at 1 genomic stop codon), producing MASVDLVDSTVMVKESTDSRKSEFCVGLRKSIGDLKEVLLGREVSAVGVHCIGGGGKTTLALALSNDPQIKDYFKNNVIFINVSQSLNLKEILEIMWEKIIKKKRTEFQNVEDGYVQLQQHLLKESKPTLVILDDVWSSENLEKLLFEGKGYKTLITTRDSSIIPXTPSIKSYQLPLLDRADALSLFCFWAFGQTSIPSTMDSSLVKEVQEKCGGLPLALKVIGSSLHGQPHVAWEREKNNISKGETIFDYHKEGLLRCFQPSIDSLDDIVKECFLDLGLFPGNRKICVDALLDTWVNVRKLEWQDSFAILSMLARRNLLNLTSDRRNTKTLNYRNASKLYFSQHDVIQDLSLYLGSQDNVLHRKRLLMSSKDNGFPEKWKSFGDIAFDAQIVSIHTGPMDETQWHEMNFPKVEFLVLLFNATEYFLPPFLKSMKCLKMLIVFNFGPKRAMLKGLDALSSLTELKVVHLERLISIPFQKHNKELKNLEKLSLSLCEGFGNTPTFNIMNLRVFNLDHCSDLEKLPSSICYMPFAQICSFTNCHLVQNLPYNIGNLVNLRVLSLSALPSLKELPTSIGKLGQLECLDISLCDGLRELPEEIGQLNKLSELDMRECSHLMRLPKTIYGLSSLKHVVCDEKIGKQWLQVKSISIPKLEVEIMEVHFSLDWLDD from the exons ATGGCTTCAGTTGATCTGGTTGACAGCACTGTAATGGTAAAGGAATCCACAGACTCTAGAAAATCGGAGTTTTGTGTGGGATTGAGGAAAAGTATTGGGGATTTGAAGGAGGTTTTGTTGGGGAGAGAAGTTTCTGCTGTTGGTGTGCACTGCATTGGTGGCGGTGGGAAAACAACCCTTGCGTTGGCTCTCTCCAATGATCCTCAAATCAAAG ATTACTTTAAGAATAATGTGATTTTCATCAATGTCTCCCAATCTTTAAATCTTAAAGAAATATTGGAGATCATGTGGGAGAagattattaaaaagaaaagaaccGAGTTTCAAAATGTTGAAGATGGGTATGTACAATTGCAACAACATCTTCTAAAGGAATCCAAGCCAACTTTAGTGATATTGGATGATGTTTGGTCAAGTGAAAATTTAGAGAAACTACTCTTTGAAGGAAAAGGATATAAGACTCTTATAACAACAAGAGACAGTTCCATTATTCCATAAACTCCTTCTATTAAATCATATCAATTGCCATTGTTAGATCGTGCGGATGCTCTATCCCTTTTCTGCTTTTGGGCTTTTGGACAAACATCAATTCCAAGTACTATGGATTCAAGTCTAGTTAAAGAG GTGCAAGAAAAATGTGGTGGTTTGCCACTTGCTCTAAAGGTGATTGGAAGTTCTTTGCATGGACAACCCCATGTGGCTTGGGAGAGGGAAAAGAATAATATTTCCAAAGGAGAAACTATATTTGATTATCACAAAGAAGGGCTACTTAGATGTTTTCAACCTAGTATTGATTCCTTAGATGATATAGTCAAGGAATGTTTCCTAGATTTGGGATTGTTTCCTGGGAATAGAAAAATATGTGTCGATGCACTACTAGATACTTGGGTTAATGTTAGAAAGCTAGAGTGGCAAGATTCCTTTGCCATCTTATCTATGCTTGCACGAAGAAATCTTCTGAATTTAACCAGTGATCGAAG GAATACAAAGACTCTCAACTATAGAAATGCCTCAAAGTTGTACTTTTCTCAACATGATGTGATACAAGATTTATCATTATATCTAGGATCTCAAGATAATGTACTCCATAGGAAGAGGTTGCTTATGAGTTCCAAGGATAATGGTTTTCCAGAGAAATGGAAATCATTTGGTGATATAGCATTTGATGCTCAAATTGTCTCTATTCACACAG GACCTATGGATGAAACTCAATGGCATGAAATGAACTTTCCCAAGGTGGAGTTTTTGGTATTACTATTCAATGCAACTGAATACTTTCTTCCTCCATTTCTAAAATCTATGAAATGTTTGAAAATGCTCATTGTATTTAATTTTGGTCCAAAAAGAGCCATGTTGAAAGGTCTAGATGCCTTATCTTCTCTCACTGAACTCAAGGTTGTCCATTTGGAGAGGTTGATTTCAATCCCTTTTCAAAAACACAATAAAGAACTAAAAAACTTGGAGAAGTTATCATTAAGCTTATGTGAAGGATTTGGAAATACACCAACCTTCAACATTATGAACCTAAGAGTGTTTAACTTGGATCATTGTAGTGATTTGGAGAAGTTACCCTCTAGTATTTGTTATATGCCATTTGCTCAAATATGCTCCTTTACCAATTGTCATCTTGTTCAAAATTTACCATACAACATTGGAAATCTAGTCAATTTGAGAGTGTTAAGTCTATCAGCATTACCAAGCTTAAAAGAGCTTCCTACATCAATTGGAAAACTTGGCCAACTGGAATGTCTAGACATTTCATTATGTGATGGTCTAAGAGAACTTCCAGAGGAGATAGGTCAACTAAATAAATTGAGTGAACTTGATATGAGAGAGTGTTCACATTTGATGAGGCTTCCTAAAACCATTTATGGACTAAGTTCTTTGAAACATGTTGTTTGTGATGAGAAGATTGGGAAGCAATGGTTACAAGTCAAGAGTATTTCTATCCCTAAACTTGAAGTAGAAATTATGGAAGTACATTTTAGTTTAGATTGGCTTGATGATTAA